One segment of Carya illinoinensis cultivar Pawnee chromosome 13, C.illinoinensisPawnee_v1, whole genome shotgun sequence DNA contains the following:
- the LOC122291795 gene encoding nuclear cap-binding protein subunit 1 gives MSSWKNLLLRIGDKSHEYGASTDFKDHIETCFSSLRRELEHSEKDILDFLVQCVEQLPHKIPLYGTLVGLMNLENEDFVRKLVENTQTNLQDALDSGNCNRIRILMRFLTVLMCSKVLQPSSLVVAFETLLSSAATTVDEEKGNPSWQACADFYITCILSCLPWGGAELVEQVPEEIERVMVGVEAYLSIRRHASDRGLSFFEDDDEAKNGLGEKDFLEDLWSRIQDLSNNGWKLDSVPRPHLSFEAQLVSGKSHEFGPISCPEQPHSPSTLSGITHGKQRHEAELKYPQRIRRLNIFPASKAEDLQPIDWFIVEEYLLDVLFFFNGCRKECAAFMVGLPVPFRYEYLMAETIFSQLLLLPQPPFRPMYYTLVIIDLCKALPGAFPAVVAGAVRALFEKIADLDMECRTRLILWFSHHLSNFQFIWPWEEWAYVLDLPKWAPQRVFVQEVLEREVRLSYWDKVKQSVENAPGLEELLPPKGGPNFRFSVDGDTERTEQHALSVDLSNMVKGRAAAREIISWIEESLFPVHGLEVTLKVVLQTFLDIGSKSFTHLITVLERYGQVIAKICPDQDKQVMLIDEVGYYWKNNAQMAAIAIDRMMGYRLISNLAIVRWVFSPENIEQFHTSDHPWEVLRNTVSKTYNRISDLRKEISSLQNGIVSTEEAATKAKAELEAAEAKLTLVDGEPVLGENPMRLNRLKMRAEKAKEEEVSIRESLEAKEALLARAIDENEALFVALYKNFSNVLTERLPDASRAGTLWELKSVRADSMSVDLEEPSAMEVDNENERQQKSQSNGGRTSSDGYNIGEKEQWCLSTLGYVKAFSRQYASEIWLYIEKLDAEVLTENVHPLFRKAVYCGLRRPIN, from the exons ATGAGCAGTTGGAAGAATCTTCTATTACGAATTGGCGACAAGTCTCATGAGTACGGCGCCTCTACCGACTTCAAAGACCACATT GAAACATGTTTTAGTTCACTTCGGAGAGAGCTGGAACACTCCGAGAAAGATATTTTGGAT TTCCTTGTTCAATGTGTTGAACAATTGCCTCACAAGATTCCTTTGTATGGGACATTG gTTGGCTTGATGAACTTGGAAAACGAAGACTTTGTTAGGAAATTAGTTGAGAATACTCAAACTAATCTTCAG GATGCCCTTGATTCTGGAAATTGCAACAGAATTCGTATTTTGATGCGGTTTCTGACTGTGTTG ATGTGTAGTAAAGTTCTCCAACCCAGTTCTCTAGTTGTTGCCTTTGAAACGCTGTTATCATCAGCTGCCACAACAGTGGATGAGGAGAAGGGAAATCCCTCTTGGCAAGCATGTGCAGACTTCTACATTACTTGTATTTTATCCTGTCTCCCGTGGGGAGGAGCTGAACTGGTGGAG CAAGTTCCTGAGGAGATTGAGAGAGTCATGGTTGGTGTAGAAGCTTATTTGAGCATCAGAAGGCATGCTTCTGACCGTGGCTTATCGTTTTTCGAAGATGATGATGAAGCTAAGAATGGACTTGGTGAAAAG GATTTCTTGGAAGATTTGTGGAGTCGGATACAAGATTTATCCAACAATGGATGGAAACTTGATAGTG TTCCTAGGCCTCATCTTTCATTTGAAGCTCAACTGGTTTCTGGTAAGTCTCATGAGTTTGGGCCCATTAGCTGCCCTGAGCAACCCCATTCACCTTCAACACTTTCTGGGATAACTCATGGTAAACAGAGGCACGAAGCAGAGCTAAAGTATCCTCAAAGAATACGCAGACTGAATATATTTCCTGCAAGTAAAGCTGAG GACCTACAACCTATTGATTGGTTCATTGTGGAGGAGTATCTGCTAGATGTGCTTTTCTTCTTCAACGGCTG TCGGAAGGAATGTGCTGCATTCATGGTTGGCCTCCCTGTGCCTTTCAGATATGAGTATCTTATGGCGGAGACAATTTTCTCCCAG TTACTCTTGCTACCACAACCTCCATTCAGGCCAATGTACTACACCTTGGTTATTATTGACCTCTGTAAG GCTCTTCCTGGGGCCTTTCCTGCAGTTGTGGCGGGTGCAGTTCGTGctctttttgagaaaatagcTGATTTAGATATGGAATGTCGGACGCGACTCATCCTTTGGTTTTCACACCACCT GTCAAACTTCCAATTCATCTGGCCATGGGAAGAGTGGGCTTACGTCTTGGACCTTCCAAAATGGGCCCCACAACGTGTGTTTGTCCAGGAAGTTTTGGAGAGAGAAGTCCGTTTGTCATACTGGGACAAGGTGAAACAG AGCGTTGAGAATGCACCTGGTTTAGAAGAGTTGCTTCCCCCAAAGGGTGGACCAAACTTCAGATTCAGTGTGGATGGTGATACAGAAAGAACTGAACAACATGCACTTTCTGTGGATCTTAGTAACATGGTGAAAGGAAGGGCTGCTGCCCGTGAAATAATTTCATGGATTGAAGAAAGTTTGTTTCCAGTTCATGGTCTGGAAGTAACTCTCAAAGTGGTTCTGCAAACTTTTCTTGACATTGGATCGAAAAGTTTTACACATTTAATCACTGTCTTAGAAAGATATGGTCAAGTAATAGCAAAGATATGTCCTGATCAAGATAAGCAAGTCATGCTTATAGATGAGGTGGGTTATTACTGGAAGAATAATGCCCAAATGGCAGCTATAGCAATTGATAGGATGATGGGATACCGGCTTATATCTAATTTGGCTATTGTGAGATGGGTCTTCTCTCCGGAAAATATTGAGCAATTTCATACGTCTGATCATCCTTGGGAG GTTCTAAGAAATACGGTTAGCAAGACATATAACCGTATCTCTGATCTTAGGAAAGAGATATCGTCTCTTCAGAATGGTATTGTATCAACTGAAGAAGCTGCAACAAAGGCAAAAGCCGAGTTAGAAGCTGCCGAAGCAAAGCTTACACTTGTGGATGGTGAACCTGTTCTTGGTGAAAATCCTATGAGATTGAATCGTTTGAAAATGCGTGCTGAAAAGGCAAAAGAGGAAGAGGTGTCAATACGTGAGTCTTTGGAGGCAAAGGAGGCCCTTCTTGCTCGGGCCATTGATGAAAATGAG GCATTGTTCGTTGCTTTGTACAAAAACTTCTCTAATGTATTGACGGAACGCCTGCCTGATGCATCTAGAGCTGGAACATTGTGGGAATTAAAGTCTGTTCGTGCAGATTCAATGTCGGTTGACCTTGAAGAACCATCAGCAATGGAGGTGGACAATGAGAATGAAAGACAACAAAAAAG TCAATCAAATGGTGGAAGGACCAGTAGTGATGGCTATAACATAGGTGAAAAAGAGCAGTGGTGTTTGTCGACTTTGGGCTATGTCAAGGCCTTCTCGAGACAATATGCCTCTGAG ATATGGCTATACATTGAGAAGTTGGATGCGGAGGTATTAACCGAGAATGTGCATCCTCTCTTTCGAAAAGCCGTTTATTGCGGACTTCGTCGGCCAATCAATTAG